A genomic segment from Vagococcus zengguangii encodes:
- a CDS encoding iron-containing alcohol dehydrogenase has protein sequence MENFQFYAPTKVLFGRNQVEQLPESLKAYGQNVLLVYGGGSIKKNGLYDKIQTLLGEDFNLFELAGVEPNPRIETVRKGVAMCREHQIDVILAVGGGSTIDCSKGIAAGTFYDGDPWDFTGDSSLVTEALPIVTILTLAATGSEMNGGSVLSDMSKNEKLSFHSPLTIPKVSILDPENTYSVPAYQTMAGSSDIFSHLIENYFSKAKGAEVQDRIAEGLMRTVMQYTPIALEEPTNYEARANLMWASSLALNGLTGRGKSGAWTCHAIEHELSAFYDITHGIGLAIVTPRWMEYVLNEETVDKFAMFAVNVMGLAVINDKYALAKAGIRELKNMFTAWGVPMTLPEVGIDEEKLSLMAQKAIEHSALSTSSYVTLTAEDVHQILTNCLV, from the coding sequence ATGGAAAATTTTCAATTTTATGCCCCAACTAAGGTGTTGTTTGGCCGTAATCAAGTCGAGCAATTACCTGAGTCATTAAAAGCCTATGGTCAAAATGTGTTATTAGTATACGGTGGCGGCAGTATTAAGAAAAATGGTTTATACGATAAAATCCAAACCTTGCTAGGTGAGGACTTTAATCTTTTTGAATTAGCGGGGGTCGAACCTAACCCGCGTATTGAAACGGTGCGTAAAGGTGTCGCTATGTGTCGTGAACATCAAATCGACGTAATTTTAGCAGTAGGTGGTGGTTCTACTATTGACTGTTCTAAAGGGATTGCGGCCGGTACGTTTTACGACGGGGATCCTTGGGACTTTACTGGCGACAGTTCATTAGTAACTGAGGCCTTGCCAATCGTAACGATTTTAACGTTAGCAGCAACGGGCTCTGAAATGAATGGTGGTTCAGTGCTAAGTGATATGAGTAAAAATGAAAAGTTAAGTTTCCATAGCCCCTTAACGATTCCGAAAGTTTCAATTTTAGACCCAGAAAACACGTACAGTGTGCCAGCTTATCAAACAATGGCGGGTTCCTCAGATATTTTCAGTCATCTGATTGAAAACTACTTTAGTAAAGCTAAAGGAGCAGAAGTACAAGACCGTATCGCGGAAGGCTTAATGAGAACGGTGATGCAATATACACCGATTGCTTTAGAAGAACCAACAAACTACGAAGCGCGTGCTAATTTAATGTGGGCGAGTTCACTAGCGTTAAATGGTCTAACTGGTCGCGGTAAATCAGGCGCTTGGACGTGTCATGCGATTGAACATGAATTAAGTGCATTCTATGATATTACACATGGTATCGGTTTAGCTATTGTCACTCCACGTTGGATGGAATACGTGTTAAACGAAGAGACTGTTGATAAATTCGCAATGTTTGCCGTGAACGTGATGGGCTTAGCGGTAATTAACGATAAATACGCATTAGCTAAAGCCGGTATTCGCGAGTTGAAAAACATGTTTACTGCTTGGGGTGTTCCGATGACGTTACCAGAAGTAGGCATTGATGAAGAAAAACTATCCCTAATGGCTCAAAAAGCGATTGAACATAGTGCCTTATCAACGAGCTCATATGTCACGTTGACAGCGGAAGATGTACATCAAATTTTGACAAACTGTTTAGTCTAG
- a CDS encoding alpha/beta fold hydrolase — MDKQLVTRDGAVIAYQILGQTNKEVVLFLHGNSQNHHYFIKQKQRFSQQFKTIWLDTRDHGRSTNPQETLTFEMIVEDLHELVVREHITKLSMVGFSDGANVALLFAKYYPSYVKKLVLISPNVTVAGIKAFQRYKTELLLKVLRGLCLKKWARRVQLSLTDTGLSKDDLQQFTFPILLVQGERDVIYAGHLEKVAEQLSHAKLEIVNYTGHSVPFLRPRWFNERVLSFLNETTSVHIEKREL; from the coding sequence GTGGACAAACAGTTGGTGACAAGAGATGGGGCAGTCATTGCCTACCAAATATTAGGCCAAACAAATAAAGAAGTGGTGTTGTTTTTGCATGGCAACAGTCAAAATCATCATTATTTTATTAAACAAAAGCAACGCTTCAGCCAACAGTTTAAGACGATTTGGTTAGATACGCGTGACCATGGACGTTCGACCAATCCCCAAGAGACGTTAACCTTTGAGATGATTGTCGAGGATTTGCACGAATTAGTCGTGCGGGAACATATCACCAAGCTTTCGATGGTCGGATTTAGTGACGGCGCTAACGTTGCCTTGTTATTTGCCAAGTATTATCCGAGTTACGTTAAAAAATTAGTCTTGATCTCACCTAATGTGACAGTTGCGGGAATCAAGGCCTTCCAACGTTATAAGACTGAACTGTTGTTGAAAGTGTTGCGAGGCCTATGTCTAAAGAAATGGGCGCGACGAGTTCAATTATCCTTAACTGACACAGGGTTGAGCAAAGATGATTTACAGCAGTTCACCTTTCCTATTTTACTAGTACAAGGTGAGCGTGATGTCATTTATGCGGGGCATTTAGAAAAAGTTGCTGAGCAATTGTCGCATGCAAAATTAGAAATTGTGAATTACACCGGACATTCGGTGCCGTTTTTAAGGCCACGTTGGTTTAATGAGCGTGTTCTGTCTTTTTTGAATGAAACTACTAGTGTGCATATAGAAAAAAGGGAGCTGTGA
- the gpmA gene encoding 2,3-diphosphoglycerate-dependent phosphoglycerate mutase: MKKIVFIRHGQSIWNLENRFTGWTDVPLSDQGIEEARQAGQALKAHDLQFDEVYTSVLQRAIRTAHIVMEEIEQLWVPEFKSWRLNERHYGALQGLDKHDTAVKYGEEQVKLWRRSYDVLPPLLEPGDERDAALDPRYHDIDPHVIPRGESLATTLVRTLPFWQDHIAPKLLHNETILIVAHGNSLRSLAMHLEGLTEEEVLDLEIPTGKPLVYELNDDLSYHQKYYL; encoded by the coding sequence ATGAAAAAAATCGTTTTTATTCGACATGGTCAAAGTATTTGGAATCTTGAAAACAGATTCACTGGTTGGACCGACGTCCCTTTGAGTGACCAAGGAATTGAAGAAGCTCGGCAAGCAGGGCAAGCTTTAAAAGCTCATGATCTACAGTTTGACGAAGTGTATACATCTGTCTTGCAACGTGCTATTAGAACCGCTCATATTGTCATGGAAGAAATCGAACAATTATGGGTGCCTGAATTTAAGTCATGGCGCTTAAATGAACGACACTATGGCGCCTTACAAGGTTTAGACAAACACGACACTGCTGTTAAATATGGTGAGGAGCAAGTCAAATTATGGCGCCGTTCGTATGATGTCTTACCACCCTTGTTAGAACCTGGCGACGAACGTGATGCAGCCTTAGACCCACGTTATCACGATATCGACCCACATGTCATACCACGTGGTGAAAGTTTAGCGACAACGTTAGTTCGTACCTTACCATTTTGGCAAGATCATATCGCGCCTAAATTATTACACAACGAGACCATTTTGATTGTCGCTCACGGTAATTCGTTACGTTCACTAGCGATGCATCTCGAAGGATTAACCGAAGAAGAAGTACTCGACTTAGAAATTCCTACTGGAAAACCGCTTGTTTACGAGTTAAACGACGACTTGAGTTATCATCAAAAATATTATTTATAA
- the deoD gene encoding purine-nucleoside phosphorylase, which translates to MSIHIEAKAGEIADKVLLPGDPLRAKYIAEKFLDNPKQYNNVRGMLGFTGTYKGVPVSVQGSGMGMPSAAIYATELIREYGVKKLIRVGTCGSIQKDVHVRDLVLAQAAATSSAIIRNDFPKHDFPQIADFNLLLKAYETAKEKGFNIHVGNVLSDDMFYKDSMDEVFRLGEHGVLGIEMEAAVLYYLAAKYHIQALALMTVSDHILTGEETTSEERQSTFDEMMIVALDTIIA; encoded by the coding sequence TTGAGTATTCATATTGAAGCAAAAGCAGGCGAAATCGCTGATAAAGTCTTATTACCAGGAGATCCATTACGTGCGAAATATATCGCCGAGAAGTTTTTAGACAATCCTAAACAATACAACAACGTGCGTGGAATGTTAGGTTTTACAGGAACGTATAAAGGTGTGCCAGTATCTGTTCAAGGTTCAGGGATGGGGATGCCATCGGCTGCGATTTATGCCACTGAGTTAATTCGCGAATATGGCGTGAAAAAATTAATCCGTGTCGGAACATGTGGGTCTATTCAAAAAGATGTACACGTTCGTGACTTAGTTTTAGCACAAGCAGCTGCGACATCTTCAGCAATTATTCGTAATGATTTTCCAAAACACGATTTCCCACAAATCGCAGACTTCAACTTATTATTAAAAGCTTACGAAACAGCCAAAGAAAAAGGCTTCAACATCCACGTTGGGAATGTCTTATCTGATGATATGTTTTACAAAGACAGCATGGACGAAGTTTTCCGTTTGGGTGAGCACGGTGTACTAGGAATTGAGATGGAAGCTGCGGTTCTTTACTACTTAGCGGCTAAATACCACATTCAAGCGTTAGCATTAATGACCGTTAGTGACCACATCTTAACCGGCGAAGAAACCACTTCAGAAGAACGCCAAAGCACCTTCGACGAAATGATGATCGTCGCGTTAGATACAATTATTGCATAA
- a CDS encoding cold-shock protein, with protein MNNGTVKWFNEAKGFGFITMEDGNDVFAHFSAIQGDGFKTLDEGQRVNFDTEEGQRGLQAINIVKA; from the coding sequence ATGAATAACGGTACAGTAAAATGGTTTAACGAAGCTAAAGGATTTGGTTTCATCACAATGGAAGACGGAAATGACGTATTTGCTCATTTTTCAGCTATCCAAGGTGACGGATTCAAAACATTAGACGAAGGCCAACGTGTTAACTTTGACACTGAAGAAGGTCAACGCGGATTACAAGCAATCAACATCGTTAAAGCTTAA
- the rpsG gene encoding 30S ribosomal protein S7, with translation MPRKGPVSKREVLPDPIYKSQDVTRLINRVMVDGKRGTAASIIYNAFDIIKESTGNDPLEVFEQAMDNVKPDLEVKARRVGGSNYQVPVEVRPARQTALALRWIVDFSRKRGEHTMDQRLAKELMDAANNTGASVKKREDTHKMAEANRAFAHFRW, from the coding sequence ATGCCTCGTAAAGGCCCTGTCTCAAAACGTGAAGTATTGCCAGATCCAATTTACAAATCACAAGACGTTACTCGTTTAATTAACCGTGTAATGGTAGATGGTAAACGTGGAACTGCTGCAAGCATCATTTACAACGCATTTGATATTATTAAAGAATCAACAGGTAACGACCCATTAGAAGTTTTCGAACAAGCAATGGATAACGTTAAACCTGACTTAGAAGTTAAAGCTCGTCGTGTGGGTGGTTCTAACTACCAAGTACCAGTTGAGGTACGCCCAGCTCGTCAAACAGCTTTAGCATTACGTTGGATCGTAGACTTCTCTCGTAAACGCGGAGAACACACTATGGATCAACGTCTAGCTAAAGAATTAATGGACGCTGCTAACAATACAGGTGCTTCAGTTAAAAAACGTGAAGACACTCATAAAATGGCAGAAGCGAACAGAGCATTTGCTCATTTCCGTTGGTAA
- the rpsL gene encoding 30S ribosomal protein S12, which produces MPTINQLVRKSRKPKTTKSDSPALGKGYNSLKKAHTNTNAPQKRGVCTRVGTMTPKKPNSALRKFARVRLSNNIEVTAYIPGIGHNLQEHSVVLIRGGRVKDLPGVRYHVVRGALDTAGVADRKQSRSKYGAKRPKAAK; this is translated from the coding sequence ATGCCAACAATTAATCAATTGGTACGTAAATCTCGTAAACCAAAAACAACTAAATCTGACTCACCTGCGTTAGGTAAAGGCTATAACAGTTTGAAAAAAGCTCATACTAACACAAACGCTCCTCAAAAACGTGGAGTTTGTACTCGTGTAGGTACTATGACGCCTAAAAAACCAAACTCAGCTTTACGTAAATTCGCCCGTGTACGTTTATCAAACAACATTGAGGTGACTGCTTACATTCCAGGTATCGGTCATAACTTACAAGAACATAGCGTGGTTTTAATCCGCGGTGGACGTGTAAAAGACTTACCAGGGGTACGTTATCACGTAGTTCGTGGTGCTTTAGATACAGCTGGTGTAGCTGATCGTAAACAAAGCCGTTCTAAATACGGTGCAAAACGCCCTAAAGCAGCAAAATAA
- the rpiA gene encoding ribose-5-phosphate isomerase RpiA: protein MNLKQLVGIEAATYVKDGMTVGLGTGSTAYYMVEEIGRRVKEEGLNITGVTTSKATEAQALALGIPLKSIDEVEHVDVTIDGADEISADFQGIKGGGAALLFEKIVATYSDKVIWIVDESKMVEHLGAFPLPVEVIPYGSDQLMRQFSAKGLNPVLRTNETGEIVKTDSQNYIIDLQLGKIENPTELAAYLTNQVGVVEHGLFLDMVNTVIIGRPSGVETLTPRA from the coding sequence ATGAATTTAAAACAATTAGTTGGAATTGAAGCAGCAACTTATGTTAAAGATGGGATGACCGTTGGCTTAGGAACAGGTTCTACTGCTTACTATATGGTAGAAGAAATCGGTCGTCGTGTAAAAGAAGAAGGTTTAAACATTACAGGCGTTACCACTTCTAAAGCAACCGAAGCCCAAGCGCTAGCACTAGGCATCCCTTTAAAGAGTATCGATGAAGTCGAACATGTAGACGTAACCATTGACGGCGCTGACGAAATTAGCGCTGACTTCCAAGGGATTAAAGGTGGCGGTGCTGCCCTATTGTTCGAAAAAATTGTCGCAACTTATTCTGATAAAGTAATCTGGATTGTTGATGAATCAAAAATGGTGGAACACTTGGGGGCTTTTCCCTTACCGGTTGAAGTCATTCCATACGGTTCTGACCAATTAATGCGCCAATTTAGCGCGAAAGGCTTGAACCCTGTTTTAAGAACTAACGAAACTGGCGAGATAGTAAAAACTGACAGCCAAAACTACATTATCGATTTACAACTAGGAAAAATCGAAAACCCAACGGAATTAGCGGCTTACTTAACAAATCAAGTCGGAGTTGTTGAGCACGGCTTATTCTTAGATATGGTCAACACAGTGATTATTGGACGTCCATCAGGCGTAGAAACACTAACTCCCCGCGCTTAG
- a CDS encoding purine-nucleoside phosphorylase, with amino-acid sequence MSRKLSELLQETAAFIQGKGVGEIDFGMILGSGLGELADEIENPIVIPYEEIPNFPVSTVVGHAGQLVYGTLSGKKVLAMQGRFHYYEGHSMKTVTFPVRVMNALGAHSMIVTNAAGGCNTSFTAGNLMLIQDHINFTGDNPLMGENEEDLGPRFPDMSEAYDKAYGKVVREVATELKIMLQQGVYMGFSGPTYETPAEVKMARILGADAVGMSTVPEVIVARHMGMRVLGISCITNLAAGMQANLNHDEVVETTERVKEEFKSLVKLSLEKL; translated from the coding sequence ATGAGCAGAAAACTAAGTGAATTATTACAAGAAACAGCAGCATTTATTCAAGGTAAAGGCGTAGGCGAAATTGATTTTGGGATGATTTTAGGTTCAGGTTTAGGTGAATTAGCTGACGAAATCGAAAACCCAATTGTGATTCCTTACGAAGAAATTCCTAACTTCCCAGTGTCAACGGTTGTTGGTCATGCGGGACAATTAGTTTACGGAACACTTTCAGGCAAAAAAGTATTAGCGATGCAAGGGCGTTTCCACTATTACGAAGGTCATTCTATGAAAACTGTGACTTTCCCAGTACGTGTCATGAACGCTTTAGGCGCTCATTCAATGATCGTAACGAACGCAGCAGGTGGTTGTAACACATCATTTACAGCCGGTAACTTAATGTTAATCCAAGACCATATCAACTTTACTGGTGATAATCCATTAATGGGTGAAAACGAAGAAGACTTAGGTCCACGTTTCCCTGATATGTCAGAAGCGTATGACAAAGCTTATGGTAAAGTAGTGCGTGAAGTGGCAACTGAATTGAAAATCATGTTACAACAAGGGGTTTATATGGGCTTCTCTGGTCCAACTTACGAAACGCCAGCTGAAGTTAAAATGGCTCGCATTTTAGGTGCTGATGCTGTCGGTATGTCAACAGTTCCTGAAGTAATTGTCGCTCGTCACATGGGAATGCGCGTGTTAGGTATTAGCTGTATCACTAACTTAGCAGCAGGCATGCAAGCAAACCTAAACCATGATGAAGTAGTAGAAACAACTGAACGCGTTAAAGAAGAATTCAAATCATTAGTGAAATTAAGTTTAGAAAAACTATAA
- the deoB gene encoding phosphopentomutase: MFKRMHLIVMDSVGIGEAPDAEKFGDVGSHTLGHIAKEVGLKVPNMEQLGLGTIEPLTGVAAVADHKGYATKLEEVSVGKDTMTGHWEIAGLNIQTPFRVFPEGFPQDLLDKISEFSGRGIIMGANKPYSGTAVIDDFGAEQMETGDLIIYTSADPVLQIAAHEEVIPLEELYRICEYTRDITKDDPYMIGRIIARPYVGEPGNFTRTPNRHDYALDPFGKTVLNSLEDAGKDVIAVGKINDIFNGKGITDYVRTASNMDGVDKLLDVMARDFEGLSFTNLVDFDALFGHRRDTPGYAKALEEFDARLPEIIEAMGEDDLLMITADHGNDPTFPGTDHTREFVPLMLFSKKMTGQGNLPVGHFSDIAATIAENFGVQATENGTSFLQNLK; encoded by the coding sequence GGTAGTCACACTTTAGGTCATATCGCGAAAGAAGTAGGTTTAAAAGTTCCTAATATGGAACAATTAGGTTTAGGAACAATTGAACCATTAACTGGCGTGGCGGCTGTTGCTGATCACAAAGGTTACGCAACAAAATTAGAAGAAGTGTCAGTCGGAAAAGACACCATGACAGGTCACTGGGAGATTGCGGGATTAAATATTCAAACACCATTCCGTGTGTTCCCAGAAGGTTTTCCGCAAGACTTATTAGATAAAATTTCAGAATTTTCAGGTCGTGGCATTATTATGGGTGCCAACAAGCCTTATAGTGGTACGGCAGTAATTGATGATTTTGGTGCTGAACAAATGGAGACAGGTGATTTAATTATTTACACATCAGCTGATCCAGTATTACAAATCGCAGCCCACGAAGAGGTGATTCCATTAGAAGAATTATATCGCATTTGTGAATACACACGTGACATTACTAAAGATGATCCTTACATGATTGGTCGTATTATTGCACGTCCATACGTTGGTGAACCAGGTAACTTTACACGTACACCAAACCGTCATGACTATGCGTTAGATCCATTTGGTAAAACGGTTTTAAATAGTTTAGAAGACGCTGGTAAAGATGTGATTGCAGTTGGTAAAATCAACGATATCTTCAATGGTAAAGGGATTACTGACTACGTTCGTACCGCTTCAAACATGGACGGTGTGGACAAATTATTAGACGTGATGGCGCGTGACTTTGAAGGATTGAGCTTCACTAACTTAGTAGACTTTGATGCGTTATTCGGTCATCGTCGTGACACACCAGGTTATGCCAAAGCGTTAGAAGAATTCGATGCACGTCTTCCTGAAATTATCGAGGCAATGGGTGAAGATGATTTATTAATGATCACTGCTGACCACGGAAATGATCCAACGTTCCCAGGAACAGATCATACCCGTGAATTTGTGCCATTGATGTTATTCAGCAAAAAAATGACGGGCCAAGGCAACTTACCGGTTGGACATTTTTCAGATATTGCCGCTACTATTGCGGAAAACTTTGGCGTTCAAGCTACTGAGAATGGTACAAGTTTCTTACAAAATTTAAAATAA
- a CDS encoding ABC transporter ATP-binding protein, giving the protein MAGGGMGMGGMRSFTQDTDKIKGAKINKDTLMRVLKYAKPYKWFLALFLVFIIIDALIGAWTPLLFKAIIDKWIPNKDTGNVIFYAGLTALLSIISALLSIAQRWVSTKIGQGVIFDLQNQLFEHIQKQSLAFFSRTKTGALVQRINGDVMGAQAVFTNTLSSIFSNTLSVVFTLAAMLSMSWQLTLIALLLIPAFIFPAKLVGPKLSQLMRESYDLKADATQLSNERFNVSGALLAKSYGDPKVDAQLYAEQIGKVRDLSIKQALTGSFMRVMIGTVSAIALAVVYGFGGVMAIKETITVGVVVALASYLNRLYGPITSLSNIQVDVLTALVSFERVFEILDLEPSVKELPNPEDLRTFVADNGSSITFENVSFRYPKDSEVSLGSLETISDERGDSDEMILKNISFNIEPGQMVALVGPSGAGKSTLSGLISRMYDPNEGTVSIAGKSLRDVSLDSIRETVGVVSQDAHMFHDTIAANLRYAKPDATEEEMIFALKEAYIYNLVEDLPQGLETVIGDRGYRLSGGERQRLAIARLLLKSPNIVVLDEATAHLDSESEHFIQEAFETALAGRTSVVIAHRLSTIRKADKIIVLKSGEVVEMGTHDELIAKEDGVYHELHDLQFSDD; this is encoded by the coding sequence ATGGCCGGTGGCGGTATGGGTATGGGCGGTATGCGCAGTTTTACTCAAGACACGGACAAGATTAAAGGTGCCAAAATTAACAAAGACACTTTAATGCGTGTGTTGAAATATGCGAAGCCGTACAAATGGTTTTTAGCTTTATTTTTAGTTTTTATTATTATTGATGCCTTGATAGGTGCTTGGACTCCGTTATTATTTAAAGCAATTATTGATAAATGGATTCCTAACAAAGATACAGGGAATGTTATTTTTTATGCAGGATTAACAGCATTATTATCAATCATTAGTGCACTTCTGTCGATTGCACAGCGTTGGGTATCAACGAAAATTGGACAAGGGGTTATTTTTGACTTACAAAACCAATTATTCGAACATATTCAAAAGCAATCACTAGCGTTCTTTTCAAGAACCAAAACAGGAGCATTAGTACAACGTATTAATGGCGATGTAATGGGCGCGCAAGCAGTGTTTACTAATACATTAAGCAGTATTTTTAGTAACACGTTGTCGGTTGTCTTCACTTTAGCAGCGATGTTAAGTATGAGTTGGCAATTAACCTTAATTGCCTTATTACTAATTCCAGCGTTTATTTTCCCAGCCAAATTAGTTGGACCGAAGTTATCACAATTAATGCGTGAGTCATATGACTTAAAAGCAGATGCAACGCAATTATCTAATGAACGTTTCAACGTTTCGGGGGCACTTTTAGCTAAAAGTTATGGCGATCCCAAGGTTGACGCACAATTATATGCAGAACAAATTGGTAAAGTTCGCGACTTAAGTATTAAACAAGCATTAACGGGTTCATTCATGCGAGTAATGATTGGCACAGTTTCAGCGATTGCCTTAGCGGTTGTTTATGGTTTTGGTGGAGTGATGGCGATTAAAGAAACCATCACAGTCGGGGTAGTCGTAGCCTTAGCTTCTTACTTGAACCGCCTATACGGACCGATTACGTCACTTTCGAACATTCAAGTTGATGTTTTAACAGCGCTAGTGTCATTCGAGCGAGTTTTTGAAATTTTAGACTTAGAACCAAGCGTAAAAGAATTACCAAATCCAGAAGATTTAAGAACATTCGTTGCTGACAATGGTTCAAGTATTACGTTTGAAAATGTTAGTTTCCGTTATCCTAAAGATTCTGAAGTGAGCTTAGGTAGTTTAGAAACGATTTCTGATGAGCGTGGCGATAGCGATGAAATGATTCTGAAAAACATCAGCTTCAACATTGAGCCAGGTCAAATGGTGGCCTTAGTTGGACCAAGTGGTGCTGGTAAATCAACCTTATCTGGTTTAATTTCTCGTATGTATGATCCAAACGAAGGAACTGTAAGTATTGCGGGTAAATCATTGAGAGATGTGAGTCTAGATTCAATTCGCGAAACAGTCGGTGTCGTGAGTCAGGATGCCCATATGTTCCATGATACAATCGCGGCCAACTTACGTTATGCAAAACCGGATGCAACGGAAGAAGAAATGATTTTTGCGCTGAAAGAAGCCTATATTTATAATCTAGTGGAAGATTTACCTCAAGGGTTAGAAACCGTGATTGGAGATCGTGGTTATCGTTTAAGTGGTGGCGAACGACAACGTTTAGCGATAGCTCGTCTATTATTGAAATCACCAAATATCGTCGTATTGGATGAAGCAACAGCTCATTTAGATAGTGAAAGTGAACACTTCATTCAAGAAGCATTTGAAACAGCTTTGGCTGGTCGTACATCAGTTGTCATCGCCCATCGTTTATCAACTATCCGTAAAGCAGATAAGATTATTGTCTTGAAGAGCGGAGAAGTGGTTGAAATGGGAACACATGATGAATTGATTGCTAAAGAAGATGGTGTCTATCATGAATTACATGATTTACAATTTAGCGACGACTAA